In Archangium violaceum, the following are encoded in one genomic region:
- a CDS encoding N,N-dimethylformamidase beta subunit family domain-containing protein: MDGSVPPPPDPDGGVPDGGTIPPHDSQAIRKENARQGTTAWRIKKAANTNEIEGYALVSTVSPGERVPIAVSVTGSPRKFSWEVYRLGYYGGTGAREVARGGPLQAVPQAPCPAQQPTGIVACNWTPTLELVTNGWMRGVYVVKLVREDGYQRYVPFFVRDPLPRSEVTVIIPTATWQAYNTWGGTSLYDDKFRITGVGRGFQASYDRPYYRGYGSGHLLDDDQGLIMWLEAQGLDVTYVTNEELDRSEDALREAKVLIMSGHDEYWTRTLRDRADKAQAEGLSIINLGANQAYWQVRLESAADGRPRRIITCYKGDARDPVGVRSLDRSTKFRDLATPRPENSLLGVMFSSRWHQFAFPTVITNQGHWALEGTGLRNGDTLWRANGYEQDQVVDNGRSPAGLEVLAESPALSLQGAFGFGQMVVFRKGDAWVFSAGGIDFVHTLGTTEAADPRAARIVANVLYRALGRQVPQDLVVLPTTQLPRARGPYATDVRTVAGQPGRRGDQDGEPGRGLLAAPVAVAVLPGGGWAVADALANEVKRVGPDGSISTLSSVKLNGPMGIAADAQGNVYVADSDNYCIRRITPDGTTTVFAGAVMEPGLMDGPAAQARFNQPAGLFVTPQGELLVADLGNGVIRRIDLLTPGYPVTTLPANLWLYRPSAVVQAPDGTVYVVETGMSRVVALRNGTVSVLAGSPPGGFAEGQGEDARMLPYLGIAVLPDGSLAVSDPGNYRVRRISPHGTVTTLAGSGRFGARDGTGDDADLVLPAGLAVGPDGTLYVADSGNALLRAITP; the protein is encoded by the coding sequence TTGGATGGAAGCGTGCCACCGCCGCCGGACCCGGATGGCGGCGTGCCGGACGGTGGAACGATTCCGCCGCATGACTCGCAAGCCATCCGCAAGGAGAACGCGCGCCAGGGGACGACGGCGTGGCGCATCAAGAAAGCGGCCAACACCAACGAGATCGAGGGCTACGCGCTCGTCTCCACGGTGTCGCCGGGCGAGCGGGTGCCCATCGCGGTGTCGGTGACGGGCTCTCCGCGCAAGTTCAGCTGGGAGGTCTATCGGCTGGGCTACTACGGGGGCACGGGGGCGCGAGAGGTGGCGCGGGGTGGCCCGCTGCAGGCGGTGCCGCAGGCGCCGTGTCCGGCGCAGCAGCCCACGGGCATCGTCGCCTGCAACTGGACGCCGACGCTGGAGCTGGTGACGAACGGGTGGATGCGCGGGGTGTACGTGGTGAAGCTGGTGCGCGAGGACGGCTACCAGCGCTACGTGCCGTTCTTCGTGAGGGATCCGCTGCCTCGCTCGGAGGTGACGGTGATCATCCCGACCGCGACCTGGCAGGCCTACAACACGTGGGGCGGCACGAGCCTCTACGACGACAAGTTCCGCATCACCGGGGTGGGGCGCGGCTTCCAGGCCTCGTACGACAGGCCCTACTACCGCGGCTACGGCTCGGGCCACCTGCTGGACGATGACCAGGGCCTCATCATGTGGCTGGAGGCGCAGGGGCTGGACGTCACCTACGTGACCAACGAGGAGTTGGATCGCAGCGAGGACGCGCTGCGCGAGGCGAAGGTCCTCATCATGTCCGGGCACGACGAGTACTGGACGCGCACGCTGCGCGACCGTGCCGACAAGGCGCAGGCCGAGGGGCTGTCGATCATCAACCTCGGGGCGAACCAGGCCTACTGGCAGGTGCGGCTCGAGTCGGCGGCGGATGGCCGGCCGCGGCGCATCATCACCTGCTACAAGGGCGACGCGAGGGACCCGGTGGGGGTGAGGAGCCTGGACCGCTCGACGAAGTTCAGGGACCTGGCCACGCCGCGCCCGGAGAACTCGCTGCTGGGGGTGATGTTCTCCAGCCGCTGGCACCAGTTCGCCTTCCCGACGGTCATCACGAACCAGGGGCACTGGGCGCTGGAGGGCACGGGGCTGAGGAACGGGGACACGCTGTGGCGTGCCAACGGCTACGAGCAGGACCAGGTGGTGGACAACGGCCGGTCGCCCGCGGGGCTGGAGGTGCTGGCCGAGTCGCCCGCGTTGTCGCTGCAAGGGGCGTTCGGCTTCGGGCAGATGGTGGTGTTCCGCAAGGGGGACGCGTGGGTGTTCTCGGCGGGGGGCATCGACTTCGTGCACACGCTGGGGACGACGGAGGCGGCGGATCCGCGCGCGGCGCGCATCGTGGCCAACGTCCTCTACCGCGCGCTGGGGAGGCAGGTGCCGCAGGATCTGGTGGTGCTGCCGACGACGCAGCTGCCGCGAGCGCGAGGCCCCTACGCGACCGACGTGCGGACGGTGGCCGGGCAGCCGGGACGCCGGGGTGATCAGGACGGCGAGCCGGGCCGGGGGCTGCTGGCGGCGCCGGTGGCGGTGGCGGTGCTGCCCGGAGGTGGCTGGGCGGTGGCGGACGCGCTGGCGAACGAGGTGAAGCGGGTGGGGCCGGACGGGAGCATCTCGACGCTCTCCTCGGTGAAGCTGAATGGCCCGATGGGGATCGCCGCGGACGCACAGGGGAACGTCTACGTGGCGGACTCGGACAACTACTGCATCCGGCGCATCACGCCGGACGGGACGACGACGGTGTTCGCCGGGGCGGTGATGGAGCCGGGGCTGATGGACGGACCCGCGGCGCAGGCGCGCTTCAACCAGCCGGCGGGGCTGTTCGTCACGCCGCAGGGGGAGCTGCTGGTGGCGGACCTGGGCAACGGCGTCATCCGGCGGATCGATCTGCTGACTCCGGGCTATCCAGTGACGACGCTGCCGGCGAACCTGTGGCTGTACCGGCCGTCGGCGGTGGTGCAGGCGCCGGACGGGACGGTGTACGTGGTGGAGACGGGCATGTCGCGCGTGGTGGCGCTGCGCAACGGGACGGTGAGCGTGCTGGCTGGCTCTCCGCCGGGAGGCTTCGCGGAAGGGCAGGGCGAGGACGCGCGGATGCTGCCGTACCTGGGAATCGCGGTGCTGCCGGACGGGAGTCTGGCGGTGTCGGATCCGGGCAACTACCGGGTGCGGCGCATCTCTCCGCACGGGACGGTGACCACGCTGGCGGGCTCGGGCCGCTTCGGGGCTCGCGATGGGACGGGGGATGACGCGGACCTCGTGCTGCCGGCGGGTCTCGCGGTGGGTCCGGACGGGACGCTGTACGTGGCGGACTCGGGCAACGCGTTGCTGCGCGCCATCACGCCGTAG